From Pan troglodytes isolate AG18354 chromosome 1, NHGRI_mPanTro3-v2.0_pri, whole genome shotgun sequence:
ggtatttgcaaataatatgtgTCACGTTTCCCAGCTGCTATCTTTAAATGCAATTTGTACTAATCTGAGTTCTAGTTCAAAAGCATCTGGACGATCCTGAGGGTTTGCAGCCAGCATTTCCTTAATCAGTTGTTTCATTCGCCCATTCATAGATTTTTTCTTCACAGGAATGAGAAGTTCCATTTTGGGATTTTCCAGAAGTGCCTCCCCAACAGGCACAATCTCAGTTCCTTGTTTTACATAACTCCCCAAGAgttccttctttgtctctgtgtctatgAATGTGATCCTTTCCAGCATTGCCCAGATGATAATCCCCAGAGCAAAGATGTCAGCTTTTGCTGTGTAATGTCCTTCCCAAACTTCAGGAGCCATGTAAAAATCTGTTCCACATGCTGTGGAAAGGAAACACTTGTTTACACTGACAGGTTCTTCTGGGTTCTGCCCAGAGGCTGAACAAACTTTACTTAGACCAAAATCAGCCACTTTGAGGGTAGGTTCCAAGTCACTGGTATCCAACCTGGTTTGAGAAATCAGGATGTTATCAGGCTTAAGATCTCGGTGGATGATCTGGTTTTTATGCAAGAAAGCCAGGGCACTGCTCAGCTGAAGCATGAAGCTGGTGTTAGTTTTACGATTGGGTTTCCTGGACAACAGATACTCATTCATATCTCCTCCGTCACAAAAATCCATCACAAACCACAAATAATAGGCGCTTCTGGGATCAAAGGCAATTTCTCCTTTTAATGAAGTTTCTACAAGCtacaagaaggaagaaaaaagattacAATCATTTGCATAGGTTATACAATTCAGttataggaaaataataattgaaagGTTAAGTCAGTCTCCACCTTTAAGTGGaaactctataaatattttatttaatcagcgctttcaaatatgcattttaaactttaaaaaatgcttcaaaTTGTCATTTTGTCCCTGATAAATATACACCAAAGCTCTAAACCAAggggtaaaaattttaaaatagctttattttgaAAAGCGTCCAAGTGGCCACACATTTTCTCCATGTGTCAGTGGAGCTGAACTCTACCCAGCTAGCTCATAGCTTCATGAAAAGACCAAAGTTTCAGCAGATAGACCTAGGAAATTGCCAGCTGGGGTATAAACCTCAATTAGGAAACGCTATTCAATGAAATCGCCTGAAATATACTTCTTACTGATTGCACAGACACTATCAACATAACCTGTGAAATCGAGAGAAAAATGATCAAGGAACAACCAGCTGTTGCAGAAATAGCTGTTCCTGTAGTCACTAATAAAATAAAGACTGATGTCGTTACTTCATAAACTTCTATAGGCAGAATGCAAATATGTTGGCTCTTTCACTGGATGACTTTTAAAAAccaatttataaaaatcaaatatgcattttttaaatttttaaatattttgttttcaaatatgcattttgatattaaaaaatcaactctgaatttgtatatttcttctttcatacAAGCTGAAAACCTAGACTAAATCAcagttttatttgttattattatctaGTTATAACCCTCCTTTACTTGAAATTCAGTAGAATTACTTCACTGGACATGAACTATCACTCTAAAATACAGtacatagtctttttttttttttttttttttgagatggagtctcgctctgtcaccaggctggagtgcaatggcgcaatctcggctcactgcaacctccgcctcccaggttcaagagattctcctgcctcggcctcccgagtagccgagactacaggcgcgtgccaccacgcccagctaacttttgtatttttagtagagacggggtttcaccatgttggccaggatggtctcaatctctt
This genomic window contains:
- the PDIK1L gene encoding serine/threonine-protein kinase PDIK1L isoform X1, whose translation is MVSSQPKYDLIREVGRGSYGVVYEAVIRKTSARVAVKKIRCHAPENVELALREFWALSSIKSQHPNVIHLEECILQKDGMVQKMSHGSNSSLYLQLVETSLKGEIAFDPRSAYYLWFVMDFCDGGDMNEYLLSRKPNRKTNTSFMLQLSSALAFLHKNQIIHRDLKPDNILISQTRLDTSDLEPTLKVADFGLSKVCSASGQNPEEPVSVNKCFLSTACGTDFYMAPEVWEGHYTAKADIFALGIIIWAMLERITFIDTETKKELLGSYVKQGTEIVPVGEALLENPKMELLIPVKKKSMNGRMKQLIKEMLAANPQDRPDAFELELRLVQIAFKDSSWET
- the PDIK1L gene encoding serine/threonine-protein kinase PDIK1L isoform X2, translated to MRGRSGSVYPELVETSLKGEIAFDPRSAYYLWFVMDFCDGGDMNEYLLSRKPNRKTNTSFMLQLSSALAFLHKNQIIHRDLKPDNILISQTRLDTSDLEPTLKVADFGLSKVCSASGQNPEEPVSVNKCFLSTACGTDFYMAPEVWEGHYTAKADIFALGIIIWAMLERITFIDTETKKELLGSYVKQGTEIVPVGEALLENPKMELLIPVKKKSMNGRMKQLIKEMLAANPQDRPDAFELELRLVQIAFKDSSWET